The genomic interval AACTCCTTCCCGAAACAGCCAAGCAAATGCATCGCCTGGCAATCGTCCGTAGCATCGACACCTCAGAAGACGACCACGGCAAGGGCGCCTATATGATGTTCACCGGGCGTCGCCAAACGCCCGCGGGTGATTTCCCTCGAATCGGCGCCGTCGCCGCAAAAGCACTCGCCCCCGACAACAACGGACTTCCCGGTCACATTCAGATCACGCCAGGAGGCGGTGGCCGCACGAATGACTCGGCGTATCTGGGTCCAAAGTATGCCGGTGTGGTGATGGGCAATGGTCAACCACCTCAGAATTCATCACGTCCCGACATCGTCACTCAATCTGCCGATGACCAGCGAAATGCCCTGCGGCGAGCGGCAAACGAGCGGTTTCTGTCGCGCCGACGAACGGCGATGACCGACGCCTACGCTTACAGCTATGAGCAGGCCCAACAACTGATGGCCCGCCGGGAAGTCTTCGACGTCACGAAAGAGTCCGAACAGGATCAGGCCCGCTACGGCAAGCACGACTTCGGCCGCCACTGCCTGCTCGCCCGCAGGTTGCTCGAAAATGGCGTGTCGTTCGTCCAGGTCAGCCATTCGAATTATGACACTCACAACGAGAACTTCATTTTCCATCTGGAGCAGCTTGGCGAGTTTGACACGCCCTTCGCAACGCTCGTGGGCGATCTCGCGGATCGAGGAATGCTCGAAAGCACGCTTGTCGTCGTGAT from Schlesneria paludicola DSM 18645 carries:
- a CDS encoding DUF1501 domain-containing protein; this translates as MQCRYACQSTEHAMARRQFLGTLAAGTLAAGSNLVGGLSFLTQPLAASELAKQQKRVIVFNMHGGLSQFESWDPKPGTPTGGPFRAISTSVPGTQVCELLPETAKQMHRLAIVRSIDTSEDDHGKGAYMMFTGRRQTPAGDFPRIGAVAAKALAPDNNGLPGHIQITPGGGGRTNDSAYLGPKYAGVVMGNGQPPQNSSRPDIVTQSADDQRNALRRAANERFLSRRRTAMTDAYAYSYEQAQQLMARREVFDVTKESEQDQARYGKHDFGRHCLLARRLLENGVSFVQVSHSNYDTHNENFIFHLEQLGEFDTPFATLVGDLADRGMLESTLVVVMSEFGRTPNINHIYGRDHWGKSWSVLLGGSRIVPGAVYGKTNANGTEVTDGKVDHAHMFHTYLQAVGVDTTKSFDVDGRPIPIADPASHPIKELLA